The sequence CTTGAGGTGTAATAAAGTGCTGCATAATTATGAGCCTCTAAAATTAGGAAACACTGCAATTAACGAGATTagggcatttgtttttgtacataGTGGATACACAGACCACCAGGCTTATAtgcttttaaaaacatgaatacTACCtggctaataataataataataattaagcCACATTGCTGTGTTTGAGCCCTCTGTGTAGTTTCAGAATACGATTGAATagtaaacagaataataagGATTTGTTTAGTCTTATTTATGGCTGCGTAGTGCACTTCTGCGCACAGAGCCACAAGGGTCAAAGTGAATAAGTTTGGAGCAAAGCAAGTCTCCTTCACTTTAATGTAAACTGCTCTACCCTGCCTTTTTGCAAACAATGTCCactttaacaaatcatttagcatcacatttaattttaaaaatcttgtaaataaattaaaaataaaagcattgcCGGTGGGATGAataatttgtcttgttttcagtgcagttaCAAGTACTGACAATATTTTGGAAAAAGGCAGATGAGTTCACTTGTATCAAGAAAATGTTTGGTTTAGGAAAATTGTTGAAAGAGGTCGACTTGCACTGACAACAACTGAGACTATCCCACCTCATCGGCAGTTTTGCCCTcttgtttaagaaaaacaaaactcactTCTCCCACATCAAATAACTTACAAAGTTGGACTGACTTATTTTTCCATAGTAAAGTCATGGAGCAGCGTTTAATATCGGCCGATATACACCCATACACTTTTCTATGTATTGACTGAGGATCCGCGTGTTTGTTGTGTGCAGTACGAAGACTTGCCCCACTACGGGATGGACGGGGTGGGCATCCCGACCACCATGTACGGAGACCCGCACGGCGCCCGGTCCATGCAGGCGGTGCACCTCAACCACGGACCCCAGCTGCACTCCCACCAGTACCCGCACACCGCCCACACCAACACCATGCCTCCCAGTATGGGCTCCTCCGTTAACGACGCTCTCAAGAGAGATAAAGACGCCATATACGGGTAGGTCTGTTGGGGGAAACTCGCTGTGTGGAAGTCAGGCGTGCGGCCAGGCCCGGGAGGGACGTCCGGGGTGGCCGAATGGGTGCAGAGACAGTCCCGTTACCGGAAAATCACCGGTTCAACATCCCCCTACACACACCCGCTACCCACTCGGACAGCCGTGCGTCCCGGCgacgtgtccttgagcaagacgctgagcCTCGACTTGCTTGCTGAGGGACTGGGAGGAAGTGCCTGCACTGTTGTTTATCGTtgcttaattattttttacGCATCTTGCAGTGCTGCTTTTGCAGAGAAGTACCGTTTACCAAAACTGAACAAATGTTAGAGGTATTAAAAGAAATCAAGGCATTTTTCCCACTTGTGTGTAGCTCACAAACCAGCTaccttttgttgttatttaattccaaaactctttttttcaaagtaaagaATAATTGCAAGACAAATGCCCCCTTAAGATTGGCAGTTTAATAAATtatgaaatttaatttgatgagtttttttcttttcttttcttttctttttctttttcttttttttttttttttgaagttttattGTTTAGTATCGGCTAAATAATTACCTTCTTTCTTATGAGGGGGAATTATTTTAATTGGTTGTGCGTAATGTGCTGTCTGtagcaaattaaaaatatagTCTGatcaaaagaaaatcacatAGGCCTATATGCatgtcatttattaatttagaGGAGTTAATTAAAATTACTAAGCACGGTGTTTGCACGGTGGCTGAACATGCCCAAAATAATTTGACCATCGTGCGCCATACTAGAGCAACTTTGCAGGCGCCATATTGTTCTGAACACATTACTGGATGCTAAAAAATTTACTGTGTAAACAATAagtaaacagcaaacacacacatacatcgaGGAGTCTCCACAGATTTTTGCCAAACAAAGACGTGCGATGATGCTGTGATCCACACGGAGACCTGGGCTAGAAACTGTTTGACTGACTCTAAAGCTTTTATGCTATTAGGCACGCCTAGATTTAATCACAGAAGTCTGCCCGCTGTTTGCAGCCTTTCTCCCAGCCTCTGCATAATATAATAGCacgggctgcagcagcagtcCCCATGGGCGAGTTGTTGGAGAGTAGCATGGCTGGCTAAATCTAGCCTGGAGTAGTCTTGACCCCGGCGCTGTTCTCTCTGGTGACATTTGCTATTGTGTGTGTTCCCAGGCACCCCCTGTTCCCCTTGCTTGCACTGATTTTTGAGAAATGTGAATTAGCGACTTGCACCCCCAGAGAGCCCGGGGTGGCAGGAGGAGACGTCTGCTCATCGGAATCTTTCAATGAAGACATAGCAGTGTTTGCAAAACAGGTCAGGAAAGTTggagtgtttatttattttttttatttaaagaaagaaagaaagaaagaaaaaacatttcacatgcTTGAGCTGGATGAGCTGTTACCTGCATGCACACGTAGGCTATGCACTTTTGCCTCCTGTGCGTAAAGTTAATTTTGCATTGTATAATGTACTGAAAGTCtatacattaataataaaaataggcTGTCAATAATTTTGTAATTATCACATAGCGTACTTGCTCTATATTAGTATGCCTTTATTACCCATTATTCATattaaataattacatttttttttattttaatgtttttaagaaTGTACTATTTTTGCTTTTAGATTCGGGCAGAAAAGCCATTATTTTCATCGAATCCAGAATTGGATAATCTGGTAAGCTGAacagtgatgtttttaaaaatataaacaaggcACCTATTGCTTATAGAGTGGGGAAGTTTTGTATATTCTCATATTCCGGGacgtgtttgcatgttttttctcatgaattcaGACATCAGAATCAGTGAGGCGTTTGGTGTTGAGAAGTTAAAGCAGGATTGGAGATGATGTTCCTCACTTTGGACTGTTTGATATCAGGATGGCCCCCGGTTGTCTGTGCAGATAAAGGGCCGCCATTAGACAGCTGTCACAAACCTCTGAACTCCGTCCTGAAAGTTATTCTATTAATGGTTTTCACTTTGTACAGTTTGAGACTTTCAATCTGATGTCAAAGTAACATTTTCCTCACGACTAGTTGATGGCTAATAGATCCCTGACTCTGAGGCTTATTGCATTCCATGTCTGTACTCTCCATATTGTAATAACGTCGAAGTTTAATATCAGTTCCACATAAAACCCATTCATATGAATATTTTCCCCGTCTAGAGTTAGTTGTATTGAGAAAAACGTGCCTGTTTAATATCAAGAGGTGTGCAgctcatattttttattgttattttaatttttcagatGATTCAAGCCATTCAAGTTTTACGATTTCATCTTCTGGAGCTGGAGAAGGTAATATTCTCTCGCCATTTCTGTCCAGTGTGCCACTTCAGACCTATGGGCTGTATTtgcataaatgtatttttgctaGTCGGTTATAATTAGCGTCAAAATCAATCATGGGGCCATTTCTCTTCCGCGTTTAATCACGACGCAAGCTGTTACAACTGGAACGGATATCTCTGTGCCCAAATCTCCCTGCATGTTCTAATGAAGTTTAATGCTGGCAGAAATTACATGCAAGGTGAAACATATAGCCTAACTTTGCGGATTTTAGAAATGAGCCTTTTGTGGAGGGCAAAAGGCCCCAGGCAGCCATCTGTGTTTTCGAGACATGTGGGTGTAAGACTATTTTTCTCCTTATCAGATCGGCTACAGTTACATGTACAGCACATTTTAGCATTATGATTCATTTAAGTTTTAGATGTTCAAAGCTTTGCAAAccaaattttaaatgtttattaacTTGGCGTTCATTGCGCTTACGCACACAATTCCGTGATGTGGCAGCCTGTatgcaacaacagcagtgaaTAAAAAGCTAGTGAACTCCATCCTGCAAATATAAAATAGAGAAAATTACCTTTAAAGTGTTTTATAATACCCCATGTCCCTTCCTGTACGACAGAATAACCCTCTCCCCACTTTGCATTTGGTTTTGAGATGCGCCGCATGCGTCGCCATGTGATAACGTAATAAGTGGACGAAATTAAACAGTTTACCTTAAATGTCAGTCAAGCGGGTCACCCTCCTCTAATGGCCACTACCCGGGGCACCGATGATGAATTTAACACGGGTGTTGAGTGTGTTGTAGCCCCTGAGCCCTCTTGTCACTGTCAATTTTCGACGATATCTCTATTTTGAGATCATAAAGTTCATCTCAATCACAGTCGACTATGGGACGCACTGTGCGGTGCAACAGCGGACGTGGCACTGGACACATATAAGTGAGTCCATAATTTgatcatgtatttttaaattttttaatagaggccaaagaaaaaaaatatttgaagccatgtgttaaaagaaaacaccagGAGAACACTCAGGACCGACGATCCCTCTAATAAACGCGCGTTTTGTGGCTCCTTATTTATAAGAGCGGCCAAAACAATTACAACATTATTAAAATTTGTGATCACTCATTGCTCCGGCTGTTAGGCCTTTGTAAATGGCTTTGGCAAGTTTTGATGGCAAATGTTTTAAGATGCAAAAACTTTGGCACAGTTGTAGGGTTTATTGCATTTCATCAAAAATGATTCAGGCCCCTTTCCTATTCTATGTCAAaggcttgtgtgcgtgtgcgtgtgttagtgtgtgtgtgtgtgtgtgcttgcacgtCACTATTCTCTGAGATGATGTCCCTTTTTGGGTGACTGTGTGctgcctctccctgcctctctatAGGTCCACGAGCTGTGTGATAATTTCTGTCACCGGTACATCAGCTGCTTGAAAGGCAAGATGCCCATCGACTTGGTCATAGACGACAGAGAGGGCGGATCAAAATCAGACAGCGAGGAAATCACAAGATCATCGGGGCCTCTTGATCAGGtacatctctctccctctcccccttctgtctgtgtattagtgtgtgtgtgtgtgtgtgtgtgtgtgtgtgtgtgtgctctccctGCTGGCTATTCAGCTATTCTGGGTCACTACGCCGCTGCGCTGTTATTTGCATATGATTAAGGCCGTTTTACATTCCATCCATCGGAATGAAAAATTTTCTGAATAATGTTGCTATTATTGGCCCATTAAGACTTGATCCCGGAACCGACCTGGGAAGATTAGCTCGAAAAAGCATCGCCATAAACTTGACCTGTTTCATGTCGATTTTAATTTAGTGCctctcccctttttttctctctcctcactctgtctctctccctctctctcatgctttctttcctttcttttcctcttcttcttcttcttcttttttttttttaatcaaaacgACGCGTTATCAGCGCCTCTCTGTTGTTTAGCCCAGGAGAGAGCAGCAGGATGGGATGGAGACTGTGGTTTAGGTGCCTTGGTTTCTCCACTGGAGTTCACGGTTCATTACGCGTCTTGTCAGTATTTTTCCTTAGACATGAGTGCACATTGCTTATCGagcaccccccctcccctcctctttctctcctctctctttttcgcTCAGAGCGCAGAGATTCAGTGCTAGTAAGAAGGTTTATTTTTGAAAGCCATAGAGGCAGCGGGCATTAAAGGTAGATTAGGGAGTGTTTCCTTTTGTGCAGATATCAGAGATAACCACAGCCTTCATTATGTGCTCCACTGACTGTTGGCACTCCGGGGACATTGTAGTGTGCGCGCAGGCATGACCCTAATGGTCCATACACTGCCgttaaataatgataacagcAATGATGATTAGAATTATGCAAATCTGGATTTTCGGCCATTAATAGCGGGGATTCATTTGTGCGAGAGATAGGATATGGTAGTGtttcaaaaattaatattaaaaaatggcTTGGGAGAAGTCCGCGTATAACCTATGGATACcgatgaagggaaaaaaaaacaagtgtccaAATTAAAGGGATTAGCTGGATAGACCGACATAAAAAGTAATGAAGCGATTAGGCTAAATAATTTAAATCCGCGGACTTCCATATGGTTGAGTGGCTGGTCTGGGTGGAGGGctccagagagaaagacagagacagccaCCAGCTTTTATGTTCCGGGGTGAATGGCCGGACTGGGAGCGGACAGGGGGCCCGACTGGGAAgacccccaccccgccccgcGCGCTCCTCCATTCCCCGGCCCTTATGTCCGATTATGGAAATGAGCAAGATCACCCGGAAGATAATACTTCATTTAATCCAGAAGCAGAATTAAATAACACAGACGCCACTTGTGCATTTAAGTGTCCCTTTGAATGGTTTGTTGTATTCTCAGGGGATTCAGTtgtcaaaaaagttttttttttctttctttctttctttctttttttttttttaatagatagGTCAAGTCACTGAATGAAGCCATATGGTATAGATATGgaaataaagtgtgttaaaaCCCTTGGGTTTCTAGGTATATGAAGAAAATTATGTTGTGCTTGGGGGCACTGATGCAGATCTTTAATTGACTGTAAGATGAAGACATGGCCTATTTTAATATAATGATGGTCCCTATGTATAGCCAATTCAGGGCAAAACCATATAAGCTGCTGTTTACAGTGATGATCTGCATTACTGATAGAGCAATATAAATGACCTATGGGCGTAGTTTGCATCCAAATGCACCTCGGAAAGCCTTTTGACAGATG is a genomic window of Myripristis murdjan chromosome 15, fMyrMur1.1, whole genome shotgun sequence containing:
- the meis1b gene encoding homeobox protein Meis1b, whose amino-acid sequence is MAQRYEDLPHYGMDGVGIPTTMYGDPHGARSMQAVHLNHGPQLHSHQYPHTAHTNTMPPSMGSSVNDALKRDKDAIYGHPLFPLLALIFEKCELATCTPREPGVAGGDVCSSESFNEDIAVFAKQIRAEKPLFSSNPELDNLMIQAIQVLRFHLLELEKVHELCDNFCHRYISCLKGKMPIDLVIDDREGGSKSDSEEITRSSGPLDQTSWNRDHDDTASTRSGGTPGPSSGGHTSHSGDNSSEQGDGLDNSVASPSTGDDDDPDKEKKRNKKRGIFPKVATNIMRAWLFQHLTHPYPSEEQKKQLAQDTGLTILQVNNWFINARRRIVQPMIDQSNRAVSQGAPYNPDGQPMGGFVMDGQQHMGIRPPGPMGGMGMNMGMEGQWHYM